The following are encoded together in the Hemicordylus capensis ecotype Gifberg chromosome 4, rHemCap1.1.pri, whole genome shotgun sequence genome:
- the LOC128325433 gene encoding uncharacterized protein LOC128325433 isoform X1, which produces MPPRKAKGKAGGKPIKPPKRPAPQSSSSDEDDGEMTLIKGMIQRLEALERAKALPSDMGAGPSGKGGRTRTRGSARTQLIDSLSVRLKAMEERLSGLSDVPVVVLDEAAVPGALQQEESSAAVEMSAVAQPGAGGAAAPLRGAGGAAAPVRVLLCGHSLVFGAYKRASASRFGTQLGLGQQSRVSWLGMRGMLWGQLLPTLLDYVDRCSCPDILVVHLGENDLGKRSGLSIIQQASSDFGSLRDRFPGMRIVWVEWLQHRVWRGVHSLRGVERARRKASKAIGRLVLEDGGWVLAQPGLSASLPHLFRPDGVHLSVQGCDLYLSNIQRGLGEVVGEWWGRKAKLG; this is translated from the exons ATGCCTCCCAGGAAGGCAAAAGGGAAAGCCGGGGGGAAGCCGATCAAGCCTCCTAAGCGTCCTGCACCCCAGTCTTCATCgtcggatgaggatgatggggaaATGACCCTCATTAAGGGGATGATACAGCGGCTGGAGGCTTTGGAGCGGGCCAAGGCGCTGCCATCAGATATGGGGGCAGGGCCTTCTGGTAAGGGGGGCAGAACTCGGACGAGGGGGTCCGCAAGGACTCAGTTAATTGATTCTTTATCTGTCAGACTGAAGGCCATGGAGGAGAGGCTAAGCGGCCTGAGTGATGTGCCAGTGGTAGTTTTGGACGAGGCAGCAGTTCCGGGGGCGTTGCAGCAGGAGGAGTCTTCGGCGGCGGTGGAGATGTCAGCTGTTGCTCAGCCGG gtgctggcggggcagcGGCTCCGCTGAgaggtgctggcggggcggcggCTCCTGTGAGAGTACTCCTGTGTGGCCATTCCTTGGTGTTTGGGGCATACAAGAGGGCCAGCGCCTCACGTTTTGGGACCCAACTCGGTCTGGGACAGCAGTCCAGAGTGTCTTGGTTGGGTATGCGGGGGATGCTTTGGGGACAGTTACTCCCAACTCTGTTAGATTATGTTGATAGGTGTTCCTGTCCGGATATTTTGGTCGTGCATTTGGGTGAGAACGACTTGGGCAAGCGATCAGGTCTCTCCATCATTCAACAAGCCTCTTCTGATTTTGGGTCCTTGCGGGATAGATTTCCAGGGATGAGGATTGTGTGGGTCGAGTGGCTCCAGCACAGAGTTTGGCGTGGGGTGCACTCTCTAAGGGGGGTTGAACGAGCTCGACGTAAGGCGTCTAAGGCTATTGGCCGGCTTGTTCTTGAGGATGGGGGCTGGGTGTTGGCACAGCCTGGCCTGTCGGCTTCATTGCCGCACTTGTTTAGGCctgacggggtccacctgtctgTTCAGGGCTGCGATTTGTACCTATCCAATATTCAGAGGGGGCTTGGGGAAGTTGTTggggagtggtggggcaggaaggccaagctaggctga
- the LOC128325433 gene encoding uncharacterized protein LOC128325433 isoform X2 encodes MPPRKAKGKAGGKPIKPPKRPAPQSSSSDEDDGEMTLIKGMIQRLEALERAKALPSDMGAGPSGKGGRTRTRGSARTQLIDSLSVRLKAMEERLSGLSDVPVVVLDEAAVPGALQQEESSAAVEMSAVAQPVCVLLSRQRATTGEDLGPYATELWPGWCCK; translated from the exons ATGCCTCCCAGGAAGGCAAAAGGGAAAGCCGGGGGGAAGCCGATCAAGCCTCCTAAGCGTCCTGCACCCCAGTCTTCATCgtcggatgaggatgatggggaaATGACCCTCATTAAGGGGATGATACAGCGGCTGGAGGCTTTGGAGCGGGCCAAGGCGCTGCCATCAGATATGGGGGCAGGGCCTTCTGGTAAGGGGGGCAGAACTCGGACGAGGGGGTCCGCAAGGACTCAGTTAATTGATTCTTTATCTGTCAGACTGAAGGCCATGGAGGAGAGGCTAAGCGGCCTGAGTGATGTGCCAGTGGTAGTTTTGGACGAGGCAGCAGTTCCGGGGGCGTTGCAGCAGGAGGAGTCTTCGGCGGCGGTGGAGATGTCAGCTGTTGCTCAGCCGG TTTGTGTCCTGCTTTCTAGACAGAGGGCAACAACTGGAGAAGACTTGGGTCCCTATGCAACTGAACTTTGGCCAGGTTGGTGCTGCAAATAA